The segment AGTATTTGATCAGTAAGACCCACTcattttttatcccttttagGATATGTCtccttttattcttttatatattgtgtattgaaacataaattattatttttttggatcaTGAGCTTTAATTAGTATATACGTATTTGAATGATAAAACGTTTATTACTGAGGATATCCTTGCATGAAATGTGAATCTGTCCAAGATTCTTTGACCATTTACAAAGGCAAATAATTATACGTGTTAATTAACAAAACTAACATAAATTCAAAGAGTAAATGATTACCAATTAATGGTGGGGGATATTGCTCTCATTAATCGAATCTTCACCATTAACCTAAAATCTCTTTTGCCGTAAAAATAGCAAATACCCCgttacttttttcattttttacctCTCAAAATCTATACTAATTGAAATTTGGAATCACAGAATATTGTATTACCAAAAGAACATTCTTCCAATTTTATTGTTTActgtattaattattttctgaCAATCttgttcattttatatttcCGGGGATAATTAACTGACAACAACAGCGACGGTGGGGATATTTTTGCATGCAATGACGTTTTGTCTAATGTTTTTATGGTCCACAATCACTCGTTAATCTGTTGAACCCGACCCGTTTTCATATAAAATGCGTTTTCTTGGACCTCAAATTTCTCATTCTTGTCGTCTACCATTGACGGGAGAATTTTCCGACCAAGGGGCCATGACAGAAAGTACTTCTTCCTCCATAGCTCCGTTGCTTCTGAGAAACTTATTGACATCGGCGTTTATCATCGCTGATAAACCCTTCATTCTCTTAGCAGAAAGATATAAACTTCTGGAAACTATACGTTATTTCTTGATTTCagcttttctcttctttcttcgcCTTTTACCATCTTTATTTCCTTCGCTGAATCCTTCCGGAGAAAATTACGGTTACCCTTTGAAGCCTAAAAAGGGGGAGATTTATTCTCCGGCCGCCGCGGGCGGCGGTGCGGAGTCGGGGATATCTAGGGCTTTGACTCAATTGTTGTCAATTGTGAATGATATTCCGGTGAGTTCAAGGAAATATGAAGTTGTGAGATCATTGGCCGAGAGGCTAATTGATGAAAATCTCTTGGAGGGTAACGAAGCATTGAGGGAAGTGAATTGCGCCGCTTTGTCTGCGGCTTTTACGCGGACGCTTAATCAGCTTGAATCCGCCATGATGGCGGAAGAAGGCGGAGGTGTTAGTGGATTTGTGTCTGGTGGAGGCCGAGATGGCGGTGATTACGTAGGTAAGTTGAGCCGCGGTTTGAGGGCGATTAGGTATTATGGAGACGTTGTGTGGCAGCGCGGTAGGGCGAGGAACCAGATGAGCCAATTTGGGTGCTCGGCTGAGAAGCTGGCGGCGGAGTTGTTATGGCTTGCTCAGAAGATGGAAGCTTGTGGTTGTGTTGATGAAGCTGTTTATATGTGGGCTTCGGCTTCACATGTTGCTTGGGTTGCTCTTTCTGCTGAACCGCGGCTTCAGGGGTCTCTTGTTAAGGTTTCAGGTAATTGTTTATGGAATATTCTTTAATTGCATTTTCTAATTTTTGCAATTCCATGCTTGCAGTTATGGATCTGTTTCAGATTGAAGCATATTGTTGTTGTACACGGAGATATCGAGCATAAATTATACgataaatttaaagtaaaagTTGATCTGTATTGAACAAAATATGCACAGAGAACTCATCTGATATGGATTATGATCAATCTAGTGAATTAGCATGTCCAATCGCCTAATAATTTCTCATTGTATTTGCACTGCAGTGGGGTATTTAGATTGTAGTAGCAACTGCATAAACCTGAATGATTGCAGACACCTACATATTTTGCATTGTACAGCCTCACATTTACCTTCAAACATCTTTAAAATCCTTTTACAATTTACACTAGATTTCTGCAAGAGTAGAGTCTTTCGTATTGCTATCCACGTATTTCTATATTCGAGGCAAAGGAGTAGACTGCGATCAAGAAATAGACGTTTATGGTTTCCTGCTGCATAAGCTTAGAACCCTTCTATGCAAATTAGCTGTGTAAAACACGGTTCATGTGAAACAAGCCTTTTTAAGAAGCCTTCCCTACAAGCTTCTATGGCCATAAAAGTTCTCTGTGAATTCCTCAGCTTTCTGTAACCATTTGAATTGAAAGTTTTTAATGGGTACTACGTGAATTGCTTTCAAATTTGATATTTGTTATGATATAAAGTTATCACCATTTgtcttatttaattgttttttttagatTGTAAAAGTGCCATGTTCTGAATTTCTCTTTCTGCAGCTTTCTTATTCAAACAATCCAGAGAAATAGTAAAGATTGCCGAGGATGAAGAAAGTACAAAAGAGCATCGCAGGCGAACAAACATGAATATGCTGATGTCATGGCTGCCATTGCTATGTCGAGCAAGCAATGGCACAGACTCTCCAGTCCTGAGTATTAGCGAAAGGGCTGAGCTTGAAAGAATATTAGAGCAGATCATATGGACATTGGAACAAGAAGAGGAGCAAGAAAAGGTGTTGTCCCTTTGGCTTCACCATTTCACCTATTGCCCTTCTTCCGACTGGCCCAACCTCCATGATTGCTACACTCGCTGGTGCACAGCTTCTCGTAAGCTCTTGCTTCGATGAATTTTCCATGAAAAACCTTTGAGTTAGATTGATACTATACATGGAGCCCATTTTTCTGGCAACTAAAGAGTCTCTAATGGGTAGTGGAGGAAAAAATATATTGCTATGTTAATTCCTCCTATCTGGTTCATCAGTTTGTGTAGGTTTTGCTCCTTAGCAGGAATATGCCTATGAAGGTCTAAAGACGTGTAGCAGCTAGCTATGTCTTGTAACTACCTTTctttagttcaatttttacaaGTCTAGAGCATAtgtacatttatattatttataaagtgCTCCAATTTACAGTAAATTGAGCAGACTATCTATCTTAATTTCAGGCCTCAAATGTTCTTTCCTGCAGATTACATTGACTTCTCTGGTTTATTAACATTTCAAAGTTTTATTCTTCCAGTACTCACTTCATTTTGTGATATATCAACATAGAAACATCCCTTAAGAACTAAGTTATGTCGAAAACAACCCTGAGATTTTGCCTGATATCTATTAACAGGTTATTGCATATTTAATCTGTTAGAAACTAATGACTAGCTGGGATGTGGTGATTTTTAGCCTAACATGTAAAACTGTGTTTCCTTATATTTCCAGTTGTTCATGTAGTACAATTATCTTCCACTCCCTGTTCGAAATGACAAACTCTGCTGTAAATTCATGACATAAAGGATGAGACACATGTAGCTGTAGACAAGTTGACTGAGCAAATTTCCATTTGGAAGTTTGTTCATCAATATTGATAAAGTAAACACAACGAAAATATACCATCAGGATTCACGCCAGAACAATATTACGAAGAAATCTACATGTGATGGTGAAAGAAGCCATACGCAAGCTAGAGTTGAATACATGAGTCCTATATAGCCACCAGCTTCGAGTGTATATCAAACGGCTCAGATGAGGATAGTTGAGGCTCCTGGGCAAGACCAATAAAATGCATTAGACAAGCATGATGATGATAcactgatttttttaaatttattattgacaATCTTGTAAAAGCGTACCTGAGTTTCATTTGCACCATTAAGGCCTAGTGCTTTCTGTGTTTCTTGAATCTTATTTTGCATACTCATGATTAGCCGTCCATAAGTCAATTTAGTCTCTTGCTCCAATGTTTGGATGAAACTATAAGTCAGGGCACCCATAGGAACGCCTGTGAATGCCTGTAAAAATCCAAGGTTCGTACATTTTGATGATTGATAGGTGCTAAAAGTGAacatatcaatattttcttgaaatacaAAAGTTATGATTAAGACTCGGTCccttgttttttaaaaatagagatTCTAAAGTGACTATAGATGTGTGATATTAACATTTCAGATACTGACCGTTGTATCTCCAGAATTTTGATGATCGTCACAGGCACTGATAGAGAAAGCTGTTCCACCGCTGGTACCTTTGTATGCTCGCATCCGATGATCTTCCCATTTAAAGTATCCTGCCCTGCTTGAAAACATTTTGTCATACTACTTTTACTATTAGCTTAATGTGAAGTTTCATTGCAGGAACAAATATCAAAAAGGTTGGTTGATCAATAACCTGTTTATTCTGCACAAAAAGGGCAAATCTAGGAAAGTTCCACTGAAGCATGTATCAATTATTCCATGAAGTATGGCTCCAGGGGGTAAAGGCCTTACAATGGTACTATTGATCTCATCATCTAGTATCCTTCCTTCTGTTTCGTAATCAACAGGGCATAATGATTCATCATGACCATCAATCTCATCACCATCACGGTCTCGTACTCGTGCTCCATGGCCAGAGTAGTGAAACACTAGGGAGTCCCCTGACCGACAACCATGAACAAGCCAACGTAAGGCTGATCTGATATTAGCCTTGGTTGGGTATTTGTATGGATCTTTCTCATCCtctgcaaatatatatatatatatatatatatatatatatctttttgtgTATTACATACTGTTAATGTTCAAATATATACTAGTGTAAGAAGATTACAACACATACCTGTAAGGACAATTACTGATGCAATTGGGAACCCCAATTTCTCAACCAGAAAATATCTCATGGATAAAGCATCATTAATGCTTCCCTTCAGGCTCTTTGCATGACCCCGGTAATTGATTCCGCATAGAACTGCTCGCTTTCGTCCATGTACTGGAGGAGGTCGGATATTATTAATCTGAGGTGACATAGGTCTGTTGAATTGTTGGGGCTTGAAATTATTATTGACATTTGGATTCATCCTTCTTGGCCTTGCAGGATAAGCTGGAAATTCCGGGCGCATATTGTTATTAGCAAAACCATTGTGTCTTGGAGGTTGGAGTTGCGTAACAAATTGGCATCTTGGACAGATAATTGTTTGAGCTCCGATGGGAGCTGCTATATTCATGCCGCACCTCTGGCATTTGCATCTTCTCACGTCCATTATGTGAAAAAGGTGAAGTTTTGTTTTGATTACACTTATGAGAGGATCGTTTCAAGATTTATATAGGGATGGAAATATGATGGTTTATGAGTTATATAGGCGTGGCTTAAATAAATCAATGGGAAAGTTTTGGTCCTATCGAAAATACCAGTGAAGATCCTCGATAGAAAAGTGAAACATTCCTAGTTGGAGGAATCAAAACAATTCGAGTTACAGTgatgtttttttctttggtcAAGCTAGTTATAGTAATGTTGACTATATACGTCGCTTTAAACATTATGAGTGCCactttaaattcaaaatctctttATGTGTGCTCAGGGGATCTTTTTACATGGATACAAGATTTTAAGTTAAAGCTATATGGTATTTAACACATATACGAGATTTAAGTTAAAGTTATTGAGTTTTGATCAAACTTTCAACTCTAAACGCTATATTTGCCTCATCACCTTCAATTTGTTGCATGTACCAAATTTATCTGattgttctttttattaaaaaaaaataagagtaaTTTCACAAGGAGAACTTTGTATCTCAATTGATTgactattgaatttttttatattgaattctTGAAATCTCTCTTTTGATGCAAAATCGTAGTGTAATATCCTCCCCTGTTCCGGTTATGGAATAgatgaaataaatcaaaaaataaatttttgttcgATGAAATCTTATTGGATCTTCGCTTCATAATTTCCTTTCTTACCCCTAATAttgtgaaaagaaaagaaaaatatcaactCACAATATATAATATCACGTGgtaattagaaaagaaaaataaaactcattttcttaagCAACCTATTACCCAGTGAATAATATTTcttgactttttaaaaaatattctgtGATGTATTATTAGGCATAATTGAGTTGCTTTTTCTTtcataagttaattttttttttatattgcaaTAAACTAGAAGTTAGATGATCATGATATCAATATCGATTAAAGTTGGCAATTAAGCACTTGGAAGAGAATTAATTAACACATGCATTTaggatttaaattattttgtatgtcGAATCAGCTAAAGATTTATTCTGTTTCTGTTATAGATTggtatggagaaaaaaaaaaagaatcaatgTATTTTAGCCTTTCGGCATGATAGATTCATCTTGTCTTGTgaagttatgattttttttccatgATTCTCTTAGAAAaccaataatttttataattttgaatgcatttttatgaaaatttagcTAGTCAAAAGAATCATATTACTGTTTCGTGAagaattattcaatattttccaGAAACCGAATTTCGCTACATAATTTTTATACAGCACGCTGCCTAAGGAattgttaattttatgttaagagaaaaaaatattcttagtgATCGAGTTTTGGTTTAGAAAATTAATATTGGCACATCCGTGGTCTTTATCTAAGTTTAAAATAGAGAAAGGTTAATTgtgtattaaattatgtaaataaaaaaaaagtcattagTTTATAATTTGGTTCAATGTACTTTTTCTTtgaacacaattattttttttcataatattttgtcAGAAGAAAATCGCTTCTAACAGAGTAATTTTGtccttttgattaaaaataattttgatacgCTGTGTTggttttttgaaagaaaaatgttACCCTTTTGACGAATCAAGTTTAGCCTAATGTGAATATTAAGATCATACAAATAGTTATTGGACCGATAATAGCTATTGGGTCTAGAATGAGCAATTAGACCaagttaatttgaaatttgaattgagTAGTGAGCATGAATCGATTCCATCAAACAAGTAGTGATATGTTAATTAGGATTTATCAAATGGTTGAGAAAAATGTTTTATCCTATAATCACTTCTCAGCTCCTTTCTTCTGAATTTTTGATCGAAGTAGGTcaatattaaaatcaatttacCAAGATAAtatgtttcttttgaaattttataaaattagtataaacgtGGTTCTCAGTAACATTTTAggtaatattttattcaaaaaaattcaatgacaaaaagacaaaaatttgaCAAAGTGATCAGACATAAGATATTATTGTCAGTAGCGTTTTATAATTCGTTTCTCTGAATCACGTTTTACAGCTAAAACGTGACTCACAGTAACGTTTCTCTGAAATggttgaaaattgaaattcaatCTTGTACATGCTTCATTCATTATTCAAATTTCCACTATTAAAATGGATAGATATATTTTGTACATACCTTCACTTGAAATATATATAcgattttctcttttctttctctttatacATAGACAATACctttttaagcaaaagaaaaaaaacgtgAGGAagactttgaaaaaaattggaGCTTGTCTTGtttcatttcaatttaaaaatttgtgaaTAAATCATATGAGATATCATCTTCTAGCCTAGGTAACTATTCCTTCTGAATATTAGACCAATCGCTTTCttatgattaataaatattagaatatcaataaagaagttattgaattaatattgatGCAATGAGTGAGCAAGAcaactattaaaaaaagaaattgattgaTATCGTAGAAAATCCCTCCCCACTCTCTTTTTTCTTGCAAAAATATTATCTATGTATGAAAAGAGAAGATGagagaaatttatatataaagttgAATGAGGCATGTACGagattgaattttaatttttaatcattGTAGAGAAACGTTATTGTGAGTCACGTTTTAACTGTAAAACGTGCCTCAGAGTAACGAAATATAAAACGTTACTGACAATAACATTTTATgtcagatttttaaaaaaattttaataaaatattatctaaaaCGTTACCGAGAACCACATTAATACTAATtgtaaaataccaaaaaaaaatattattttgatagatTGATTTTAATAATGACTTACTTTGATCAATCAAGAGTACCTTTCTTCTAATTGTGTTCTTCAATTTTCATCTAGTTCTTAAATTCCCAAATAGATTTGTAGGTAGTTTGAAGTTTAATTGAGTTAGTGTTATTATTGCGTTTGTTACATTTGACAAGTAGAATGTGCTGGATTTCTGAAATTTCATGGAATTTGAAACTCCTGAAGTCATAACTTATAAAGGTTCAAACTGATGTCATGGTTTCCTAGTTTTTTCGAGCAAGtgattattcaatttatatgtCAAAAGCATGGCCATGTTTGATAGTGTTTATATATACTGCAAATTGAGTTGATTAGTTTTCTTCCACTAGTTATGCTCTACTGACTCTATCAGGCAACTGTTGGAGCTGCCCATTCAATTTAATCttgttatacaaaaataaaatcaggCATTGTGCCATATAATAGGGTTAGAGTGCTGCAGTATCTTCTATTAGGGTTTTGACAGATAATATGGTTCTGTTATCGATTAACGAggaagaaaaacatttttatctGTCAGTTTTAAGTGTGAAGTGCCCTGCAAATTTATCTGATTATACAGAGTTCTTCATCATCAATCTTTTCAAATACACCGTCAACAATAAAATTGGCTTTTGATATACGAAAAAATCACACTGCACGTCTTCTATAGagagattattttgatatgattcGTGTTATAGATGGATATGGAAAGAAAACCAAATACAGGACATAACTGATGTGACCAACCACACCATCTTAGCAAATTTCCATCTGGAAGTTTATTCAGTGTTACTGCTATATAGTTTACATAACGAAAATATATGACCAAGATTCACACCAGAACAATACTATATGAGTGAATCTACAAGCGATGGTAAAACAAACTGTTGAatttattacaaattttattagtaCAACAAGTTTATTATGCCAGGGAAGTTGTACTCGGGCTGGAGTTGGATACTTTAAGTTCCTATATAGCCACCATCTTCGAGTGAATATCAAACTGCTCAGATGAGGATAGTTGGGGCTCCTGGGCAAGACCAATAAAATGCATTAGACAAGTACGTATGATGATGCAAAGCTGCAGTGAAATTCTTTGATTCTCATAGAAGCGTACCTGAGTTTCATTTTCACCATCAAGGCCTATGCCGTTCTGTGCTTCATGAATCTTCTTCTGCATACTCATGAGTAAGCGTCCGTAAGTCAATTTAGTCTGTTGCTCCAATGTTTGGATGAAACTATAAGTCAGGGCACCTGTTGGAAAGCCTGTGAAAGCCTGCAGGAACCCAAGGTGCGACATTCTGATGATTGAAGATCTTAAAAGTGAAATCCATGCAGCTTAGTACATAACACAACACAGTAGAAGTAAAAGGCCTATACGTGCAATACAAACTAGTTAGGGTTATAGCTATTGTTGTTGGGTTTACACTTGGAGTTTGGTGCATAGTTATTTACAAATACTAACCGTTGTATCTCCAGAATTTTGATGGTCGTCACAGGCACTGATAGAGATTGCTATTCCACCGTTAGTACCTTTGTATGAGCGGATCCGATGGTCCTCCCACATAAAGTATCCTGCCCTGCTTCAAAACATTTTGACATACCGCTTTTACTATAGCTTAATATGATGTTTCATTGCATTGATCAAAGTGTCAAAACGGTTAGTTTCTGAATAACCTGTTTATTCTGCACAAAAAGGGCAAATCTAGGAAAGTTCCACTAAAGCATGTATCAATTATTCCATGAAGTGTGGCTCCGCGGGGTAAGGGCCTGACAATGGTATTATTGATCTCATCATCTAGTATCCTCCCTTCTGTCTCAAAATCAACAGGGCATAGTGATTCGTCGTGCCCATCAATCTCATCACCATCATGGTC is part of the Solanum lycopersicum chromosome 1, SLM_r2.1 genome and harbors:
- the LOC101259293 gene encoding uncharacterized protein, whose amino-acid sequence is MRFLGPQISHSCRLPLTGEFSDQGAMTESTSSSIAPLLLRNLLTSAFIIADKPFILLAERYKLLETIRYFLISAFLFFLRLLPSLFPSLNPSGENYGYPLKPKKGEIYSPAAAGGGAESGISRALTQLLSIVNDIPVSSRKYEVVRSLAERLIDENLLEGNEALREVNCAALSAAFTRTLNQLESAMMAEEGGGVSGFVSGGGRDGGDYVGKLSRGLRAIRYYGDVVWQRGRARNQMSQFGCSAEKLAAELLWLAQKMEACGCVDEAVYMWASASHVAWVALSAEPRLQGSLVKVSAFLFKQSREIVKIAEDEESTKEHRRRTNMNMLMSWLPLLCRASNGTDSPVLSISERAELERILEQIIWTLEQEEEQEKVLSLWLHHFTYCPSSDWPNLHDCYTRWCTASRKLLLR
- the LOC101260875 gene encoding metacaspase-3-like; this encodes MDVRRCKCQRCGMNIAAPIGAQTIICPRCQFVTQLQPPRHNGFANNNMRPEFPAYPARPRRMNPNVNNNFKPQQFNRPMSPQINNIRPPPVHGRKRAVLCGINYRGHAKSLKGSINDALSMRYFLVEKLGFPIASVIVLTEDEKDPYKYPTKANIRSALRWLVHGCRSGDSLVFHYSGHGARVRDRDGDEIDGHDESLCPVDYETEGRILDDEINSTIVRPLPPGAILHGIIDTCFSGTFLDLPFLCRINRAGYFKWEDHRMRAYKGTSGGTAFSISACDDHQNSGDTTAFTGVPMGALTYSFIQTLEQETKLTYGRLIMSMQNKIQETQKALGLNGANETQEPQLSSSEPFDIHSKLVAI